The nucleotide window ACCAGCCCGAGCTCAAGCACGTGGCCAACAGCGCAGGGGCATTGTGGTACCCCGAGGCTCGCTTCGACGTCGTGCGTATCGGCCTTGCGCTGTATGGCCTGTGTCCGCCGTTTGCTCCAAGTACCGATCAGACGCCAAGGTCGGGAGCAGACCCGCGTGAGCTGAACCCCAGCCTGAAGCCGGCGATGCGAGTCTGCACCCAGGTTGCCTGCGTCAAAGAGCTGCCCCCGGGTACGGCGGTGGGCTACGACCGGACCTACATCGCACCGCGCCGGGTTCGGGTTGCGATCGTGCCGATGGGTTACGGCGATGGCCTTATGTGGTCGGCCTCCAACCGTGGACACATGCTGGTGCGCGGGTCGCGCTGCCCGATCGTGGGCCGCATATCGATGGATCTCGCGTGCCTGGACGTGAGTCAGGTGAGGGAGTGTGGAGTGGGGGACGAGGCCGTGTTGATCGGCCGGCAAGGCGAGGAGGTTCTGACCGCAAACGATCTGGCCCAGGCAGCACGGACGATTCCCTACGAGATTCTAACCGGTGTTTCTCCCCGCGTGCCTCGCGTGTATTCGGATTGCCCGCACGTGGTGCGAACTCCAGCGTGATGCCTGGCTCGCCACGGCACTAGCCCTCCTTGCCGGAGGCCCCGGACCCTGCCTGAGCAAGATCCGCGAGGCGCAGCAGCTGCGCGCGGTCGCCTACGGCGACGAGTCGGTCTCCCGGGCGCAGCAGCAGGCGCGGGCTCGGGGTCAAACGCGTGCGCTCGCCCTCCCGCTTGACCGCCACCAGGGCTATCTCAAGCTCCCGGCGCCGCAAATCACCGACGGGCTTACCTTCGAGCACGGAGCGCTCGGCCACCATGACCTCCTCCAGGTCGGTCTCATCGCCGGCGCCATCGAAAAAGGGCTCTACGAAATCGATGATCGAGGGATGCAGCAGCGCGTTGGCAATGCGCCGGCCCCCCAGTTCATAGGGGCGCACCACCTGCTCCGCCCCAGCCAGGCGCAAGCGCCTGGCACCGGCCTCGCTCTCGGCACGTGCATGCACGAGCAGATCGGGGTTCAGCTCACGCGCCGACAGCGTGATGAACACGTTGTCGGAATCGTCGGGGATGGTGGTCACCAAGGCCCTGGCTCTTCGGATGCCCGCCGCCTCGAGCACCTGCTCCTCGATTGCCGACCCGATCACATGAAGCAACCCTCGCTCCACGAGGCCGGGCTCTAACGATCGGTCGCGGTCGATGATCACGAGCGGCTGGTCGCTTTGGGCCACGGCATCGCCGACGACCGCCCCAAAGCGGCCGTATCCACAGAGGATCGTGTGATGGTGCAGTTGGGACAGGCTCTTCGTCATGCTGCGCTGCGACAGGAAGCCCCGCATACCGCCCCCGATGAAGAACTCGGCGACGGTACCCACCGTGTACAGGGCTATCCCAAGCCCCGTCATGATCAGGCCAATGGAAAACAACTTACCCGCGTCGTGCAGGGGTGTCACTTCGGCATAGCCCACCGTCGAAAGCGTGATCACCGCCATGTAGAAGGCATCCAGCAGCGACATGCCCTCGACCACGACGTAGCCGGCCGTGCCAACCATCGTGAGCAACCACAGCGCCGCCAGGGCAAGCAGCAGCCTGCGTGGGGAGTTGGGGCCCGCGGAAGAACAACCCGCGCGTTTGGACGAGGGCCGGGCGCCGCTGGCAAGGCGCAACGACGAGGAATATCGGGGGTATTTCGAGGAGGAGCAACGCAGCCAGCGGTGGTCGGAACCGGCGAAACGCATGAGCTGTTCTTTCGCGGGCCCTTAGCCCGCATGGACGCTTCGGCCGATCGTGCCGCCCCACTAGCGGCGCAGTTTGTTCTTGAGCTTCGAGTTGATGGCCGCGTGGGCGCGCCGGAAATCGTACCAGCCGCGAGCAATTCGCATGCCATGCGGCTGAGCCACCGTGGCGTCGTATTTCAGCTGCTCGTCGTCCAGGTAGGCTACGAGCCCGCTCCAGGCGCTGCGCAGGCGGCCCAGCGCCTGACTCAGGTCCTCCACGTCCGGCCGCAGGTCATCCGGGGGGATCAGCGCGTCGAACTTGGGTTGCATGTCGCTGAGCTGCTTCAAGCACGTGTCTCGAACATGCCGGGCGTAGCGACTCGGACCGCTGGAGGCCCGCAGGTCAAGCTGCGCCCAAAGCTGCTCGTTGTTCTTCATGTTGCGCACGTTATAGCCAGGAAAGGCGCAGGCCCAAAACGAATCGAAGTGCGCGACCTTCGAGCCGTTGACCTTCTTTCCAATCTCCCGGTACACACGCTCTTCGTCGCTGCCCAGCGTAAGCGCGGCCAGGCCACCGACCGCAACGAGCACTGAGAACAGAATGCCGGCCAGCATCCTGCCGCGACCCTTGCGCAGCGCAGCCTGCTCTTGCTCCAGAGACAGCAAAGGGCTGGCCGCGGAGCGATCGCCCAGAGGTGTGTGTGAAGAGTGCTCGTCCACCCAACGCTCCGGCCCGCAAACGGCCAGCCCAACACCCTGGCGTCTACAGCGCGCCGTGTCAATGACGGGCACGAATGGCCGTACGAATAGCCTGTTTCAGCCACCTCGGGCGATAGGCATCGAGGTTGGTGACCCAGGTCACCTGGGCTCGCGGCTCGCAGCCTGATCGTCCAGCCGCAGCCTGCGGGAGCTTCCCAACAGCGACGGGCGCCGCTTCGCCTTGGCGCCACCCAGCAGCAGCGATCCACCCTGAAGCCTCGTGCCCGGTTGCATCTCGGCCGCCGGGTCGGTTCCCACCTCTGGGTCCATCCCATCGGCACCAGCGGCAGGGTCCATCCCAACCGCTGGCTCGATTCCAACCTGCCCCAAAGAGCGCGATTCGGGCGCAGTCGAATCCGCCGGCTCGCGCGAATCCTCCGGTTCCGTGGGCTCGTCCAGGGCCGTGGGCCCCAGCAGCTGTTCGATGACGTGGCGGGTATCGGTCTGCCGCGACACGGGGGTCATTCTCATGACTTGGCGAGCCTGCGCCCGCATTTCTTCGAACTTGCCCGCCTGGCGGTAGATGCTCCCGAGCACCAGCCGAGCCTGCGGGTCATGGCCACGCCGCTCCACCGCCCGCTGGGCGTGGCTGATGGCTCGGTCGGTATCCCCGGCCCTGAGATAGTATTGCGACCATAGTAGCGGCAATCCGGGAAGGTCAGGCTCCAAGCGCTCGGCCTGGCGGAGCTCCGTAGCCGCTTCGTCTCGCTCGCCGCGGCTGAGGTGTACGGCCGCGAGGGTCGCGTGTGCGGAAGCGTAGTCGGGCGCCTGCTCCAATGTGGTCGCCAGCTCGCGCATGGCCCGTTCCAAGTCGCCCGCCGCAAGATAGACAGCAGCCACGTTATGGCGTCGCGCGGGATCAGGCCGTAGCTGCAGCGCGGCCCGCAGCTCGTCGTCGGCTGTCTCGCCGCCGCCTGCAGCCAGCAGGACCGCGGCGCGGGCGCTGCGCGCCGCCGGTGACCGCGGCGCCAGCTTCACTGCCTGCTGGGAGTTGGAGAGCGCCTTGGAGGGATCCTGGCCGTGCACCAAGGCCCGAAGCGCGGCGATCCCAAACGCAACGCCCACGACCTCCAGGTCGGAGCGAACATCGTAGGCCTCGGGACCCGGCATCTGCTTGCGACCACCATACGGGTCGAACAGCGACAGCTTGCCCTTCGCAGCGTCGCGGACAGCCAGCACGAAGTAGCCGAACCGCCCCGACGGATCGGGCGGACTCTTGTCTCCGGGAAACGCGTAGACCTCGGCCAGCATCGCCTTGACGCCCTCAGAGCGGAGAGCAACCGCTGCCAGGGCCGCCACCTCCAGTGGATACAAACGGTCGCCGTCATCGCTCTGGATCGCGGCCAAGATCTTCGCGGCGGAACGCGGCCCCGAGGCCAGCGGATCCACGAGCGGCCAGCGCGCGTAGCTACCGCGCTCTCGGGCGTCCCGCATCAACGCGCTGATTCGGGACGCCTTCTCCGCCGCCGATCCCAGCCGCCCCAGCTTCTCCCGCGCGAAGTCCCGGAGCTCCTCGCTTGGCCGCAGGAGCTTGACTCCGGAGTTGCCGCTCGGCACTTCGTGCTGCTGCAGGTACTGTTCGAGCTCCACGGCGTCGAGGGGACGCAGCGGGACCTCGGCGGGTACACTGGACTTTGTCCCGCCAAAGAAGAACACGCCGGCGGCGACCACGCTGGCCACCCCGAGTGCCGCGGTGGGAATGACCCAGGCGGGTCTGCGCGGAGCGGGAGGCACGGCGGCCGGCTCGATTCCGTGCACCCGCAGGCAGGTAGGGCATCGGACCTTTTCGTCGTCGTCGGACTCGAATGTCTCGTCACAGCTCACGCAGCGGTAGCGCATCTTTGGTATCCGTTCCTTGCGGCTTCGCGGGCCGGAAGCGACTTGCGCGCCGCCGGGCCCTCTTTGCACGCTCCGCGCGGACGCGCGCTGCGGGCGCAGCCCAACCGCAAATCCGACACGCTGCCGCGTCATGCCGCATGGCACTGCAATGCTCGCGGCCAAAGTAGATCAGCTGCAAGTGCAGCTTGCTCCAGCGTTCACGCGGAA belongs to Pseudomonadota bacterium and includes:
- a CDS encoding potassium channel protein — protein: MVGTAGYVVVEGMSLLDAFYMAVITLSTVGYAEVTPLHDAGKLFSIGLIMTGLGIALYTVGTVAEFFIGGGMRGFLSQRSMTKSLSQLHHHTILCGYGRFGAVVGDAVAQSDQPLVIIDRDRSLEPGLVERGLLHVIGSAIEEQVLEAAGIRRARALVTTIPDDSDNVFITLSARELNPDLLVHARAESEAGARRLRLAGAEQVVRPYELGGRRIANALLHPSIIDFVEPFFDGAGDETDLEEVMVAERSVLEGKPVGDLRRRELEIALVAVKREGERTRLTPSPRLLLRPGDRLVAVGDRAQLLRLADLAQAGSGASGKEG
- a CDS encoding tetratricopeptide repeat protein, yielding MRYRCVSCDETFESDDDEKVRCPTCLRVHGIEPAAVPPAPRRPAWVIPTAALGVASVVAAGVFFFGGTKSSVPAEVPLRPLDAVELEQYLQQHEVPSGNSGVKLLRPSEELRDFAREKLGRLGSAAEKASRISALMRDARERGSYARWPLVDPLASGPRSAAKILAAIQSDDGDRLYPLEVAALAAVALRSEGVKAMLAEVYAFPGDKSPPDPSGRFGYFVLAVRDAAKGKLSLFDPYGGRKQMPGPEAYDVRSDLEVVGVAFGIAALRALVHGQDPSKALSNSQQAVKLAPRSPAARSARAAVLLAAGGGETADDELRAALQLRPDPARRHNVAAVYLAAGDLERAMRELATTLEQAPDYASAHATLAAVHLSRGERDEAATELRQAERLEPDLPGLPLLWSQYYLRAGDTDRAISHAQRAVERRGHDPQARLVLGSIYRQAGKFEEMRAQARQVMRMTPVSRQTDTRHVIEQLLGPTALDEPTEPEDSREPADSTAPESRSLGQVGIEPAVGMDPAAGADGMDPEVGTDPAAEMQPGTRLQGGSLLLGGAKAKRRPSLLGSSRRLRLDDQAASREPR